The DNA window ACCGGGGAGGGGTGCAGCCCCGCGGCCACCAGGCCCGCGATGTGCGCCATGTCCACCACCATGGCCGCGCCCACGCTGTCCGCGATCTCGCGGAACTTGGCGAAGTCGATGATGCGCGGGTACGCGCTCGCGCCCACCACCACCACCTTGGGCTTGTGCTCCTTGGCGAGCGCGGCGGCCTGCGCGTAGTCCAGGGTCTCGGTGTCCTTGGTGAGCCCGTAGTGGACGATGGTGTAGAGCTTGCCGCTGAAGTTCACGCCGCTGCCGTGCGTGAGGTGGCCGCCGGAGTTGAGGTCCAGGGACAGCATGGTGTCACCCGGCTTCATCAGCGCCATGTACGCGCCCATGTTGGCCTGGCTGCCCGAGTGCGGCTGCACGTTCACCGCGTCCGCGCCGAACAGCTCCTTGGCGCGCGCGATGGCCAGCTCCTCCACCTTGTCCACCACCTCGCAGCCGCCGTAGTAGCGGCGGCCCGGGTAGCCCTCGGCGTACTTGTTGGTGAGGGTGCTGCCCACGGCCTCCATCACCGCCGGGGAGACGAAGTTCTCGCTCGCGATGAGCTCGAGCCCCTCCTCCTGGCGCGCGGTCTCCTCGTGCACCAGCCGGGCGATGTCCGGGTCCACCTGGGCCAGCGTGCGGGTGTTCTCCATGGCGGTACGTCCTTCCGTGAGCTTTGCGGGGGGAGGACGGGCCGCGGACTCCCGGGCGGGAGGCCGTGCGCGTCCGGGAGATCGTGTGGCAGGGCTCTTAACGCGGGCTCGCGCGCCCGCGCTAGCCCGCCGTCTCGGCGTCGTGGATCTTCTGCACGCGCTTCTGGTGGCGGCCGCCCTCGAAGGGGGTCTGCAGGAAGGCGTCCAGGATGGCGCGCGCGACGCCGGCGCCCACGGTGCGCTGGCCGAGGCACAGCACGTTCGCGTCGTTGTGGGCGCGCGCCATGCGGGCCTCGAACTCGGTGCTGCACAGGGCGGCGCGGATGCCCCGGTGCTTGTTGGCCACCATGCTCATCCCGATGCCGGTGCCGCACACGAGCACGCCGAGCGTGTACTCGCCTCGGGCCACCGCGCGGCTCACCTTCACGGCGAAGTCCGGGTAGTCCACCGAGTCGCGGGTGGTGGGGCCCACGTCGTCGAAGGCGACGGAGCGCTCCTTGAGCAGGCTCACCAGCTCCTGGCGCAGCTCCAGGCCGGCATGGTCCGATGCGATGACGAGCTTCACGGGCGTATGGCCTCCACCTCTCCGGGGGAGGCCCCACCGAGCGTCCTCGCCCCGCCCTGCCCCGGGCCCGCCAGCAGCGGCTCCCGGGGCATGCGTTGGTCTACTTGAAGCGCTTGAAGAGCAGCACCGCGTTGGTGCCGCCGAAGCCGAACGAGTTGCTCATCACCGCGTCCACCCGGGTCTCGCGCGCCGTGTTCGGCACGTAGTCCAGGTCGCACTCGGGGTCCGGCGTGGCGTAGTTGATGGTGGGCGGCAGCACGTTGCGCGTGAGCACCTGCACCGCCACCACCGCCTCCGCGCCGCCCGCCGCGCCCAGCATGTGGCCGGTCATGGACTTGGTGGAGGAGACGGCGACCTTCTTCGCGTGGCTACCAAAGACCGTCTTGATGGCCTTGGTCTCGTTCGCGTCGTTGAAGGGCGTCGAGGTGCCGTGCGCGTTGATGTAGCCCACGTCCTCGGGGTTCATGCTCGCGCTCGCGAGCGCGAGGCGCATGCAGCGCGCCGCACCCTCGCCCTCGGGGGCGGGAGCGGTCACGTGGTGCGCGTCCGAGTTGGCGCCGTAGCCCACCAGCTCCGCGAGGATGTTGGCGCCGCGCTTCTTCGCGGCCTCCATCTCCTCGAGCACGAGCACGCCGGCGCCCTCGCCCATGACGAAGCCGTCGCGGTCCTTCTCGAAGGGGCGGCTCGCACCGGCGGGGTCGTCGTTGCGGGTGGAGAGCGCCTTCATCACGCTGAAGCCGCCGATGCCCAGCGGCGTCACGGCGGCCTCCGAGCCGCCGGCGATGACCGCGTCGCACTCGCCGACCTGGATGCTCTTCATCGCCTCGCCGATGGCGTGCGCGCTCGTGGCGCACGCGCTCACCGGACCCCAGTTCGGGCCCTTGGCGCCGTACTTGATGGAGATGAGGCCGGGGGCCATGTTGATGATCATCTGGATGATGAAGAAGGGGGAGAGGCGGTCGAAGCCCTTCTCCACGCCCTTCTTGTGCTGCTCCTCGAGGCTGGCGATGCCGCCGATGCCCGAGCCCACGATGACGCCGACCTTCTCGGCCGCGTAGCCGTGGGGCTTGTCGCTGCCGATGGGCAGCCCGCTGTCCTTCATGGCCATGTCGGCCGCGGCCAGCGCGTACTGGGCGAAGAGGTCCATGCGGCGGACCTCGCGCTTGTCGATGAACTGCTCCGGCTCGAAGTCCTTCACCTCGCCGGCGAAGCGGGTGTCGAGCTTCGCCACGTCGAAGCGGGTGATGGGCGCGATGCCCGACTTACCGGCGAGCATCGCCTGCCAGTTCTTCTCGGTGCCGGTGCCCAGCGCCGTGATGAGCCCTGTTCCGGTGATGACCACGCGTCGGTTTGCCACGTTCTCTCCGCCTCGGATTGCAAAGCCGGAGCGCGCGCACCCGCAGGCGCGCACGGCTCCGGGCCCTTCCCTGTTCCGGGGGCAGGAACAGCCCCCGGGTGATGCCTACTTCTTGTGGGTCTCGACGTACTTGATCGCGTCGCCCACGGTCTTGATGTTCTCGGCCTCCTCGTCGGGGATCTCGACCTCGAACTCCTCCTCCATGGCCATGACCAGCTCGACGATGTCGAGGCTGTCGGCGCCCAGATCCTCGATGAAGGAGGCCTCGGGCTTGATCTCGTCCTCACCCACGCCCAGCTGGTCGGCGATGATGGACTTGACCTTGGTCTCGATAGCGGACGTCGACATAAAGGAGATTCCTCCAACAACCGTG is part of the Aggregicoccus sp. 17bor-14 genome and encodes:
- the rpiB gene encoding ribose 5-phosphate isomerase B produces the protein MKLVIASDHAGLELRQELVSLLKERSVAFDDVGPTTRDSVDYPDFAVKVSRAVARGEYTLGVLVCGTGIGMSMVANKHRGIRAALCSTEFEARMARAHNDANVLCLGQRTVGAGVARAILDAFLQTPFEGGRHQKRVQKIHDAETAG
- the glyA gene encoding serine hydroxymethyltransferase encodes the protein MENTRTLAQVDPDIARLVHEETARQEEGLELIASENFVSPAVMEAVGSTLTNKYAEGYPGRRYYGGCEVVDKVEELAIARAKELFGADAVNVQPHSGSQANMGAYMALMKPGDTMLSLDLNSGGHLTHGSGVNFSGKLYTIVHYGLTKDTETLDYAQAAALAKEHKPKVVVVGASAYPRIIDFAKFREIADSVGAAMVVDMAHIAGLVAAGLHPSPVPYAEFVTSTTHKTLRGPRGGLILCREQFAKTVNSQIFPGIQGGPLMHVIAGKAVAFREALTPEFKSYQQQIVKNAKALAEALQKAGLRLTSGGTDNHLMLVDMRSKNLNGKVAEGVLGKAGITVNKNMIPFDPEKPMVTSGIRVGTPALTSRGMREAEMAIVGALIGEALDHAQDDARLASIRGRVKELTRSFPLYSSRLK
- the fabF gene encoding beta-ketoacyl-ACP synthase II, with product MANRRVVITGTGLITALGTGTEKNWQAMLAGKSGIAPITRFDVAKLDTRFAGEVKDFEPEQFIDKREVRRMDLFAQYALAAADMAMKDSGLPIGSDKPHGYAAEKVGVIVGSGIGGIASLEEQHKKGVEKGFDRLSPFFIIQMIINMAPGLISIKYGAKGPNWGPVSACATSAHAIGEAMKSIQVGECDAVIAGGSEAAVTPLGIGGFSVMKALSTRNDDPAGASRPFEKDRDGFVMGEGAGVLVLEEMEAAKKRGANILAELVGYGANSDAHHVTAPAPEGEGAARCMRLALASASMNPEDVGYINAHGTSTPFNDANETKAIKTVFGSHAKKVAVSSTKSMTGHMLGAAGGAEAVVAVQVLTRNVLPPTINYATPDPECDLDYVPNTARETRVDAVMSNSFGFGGTNAVLLFKRFK
- the acpP gene encoding acyl carrier protein, which gives rise to MSTSAIETKVKSIIADQLGVGEDEIKPEASFIEDLGADSLDIVELVMAMEEEFEVEIPDEEAENIKTVGDAIKYVETHKK